Genomic window (Sphingomonas japonica):
TATCTCGTAGGCGGGCTTGCCGTCATAGGGATAGCCCTCGCCATGCTCGACCATCACGCCGCGGTCGAGCATCAGCACGCGCAGTCCTTTTTCGGTAAGCTCCTTGGCGGCGAAGCCCCCGCTCACGCCCGAGCCGATGACGATCGCGTCGAACCTGTTGGTCGAAGTCATGCTATTTCCCCGGTGGATCAGAAGCGCAGCGCGCGGAGTGTCGTGAAGCTGGTGGCGATGTCGGGGAGATAGGGCGCAGGCGCCTCGTCATTCTCGACATAGAAATGGCGCACGCCGCTACCGCCCTTGCGCTTGAACAACGCGGCGAAGTCGGTGTCGCCCTGCCCCACCGCGGTCATGCTGCGATCAGCGCGCATGTCCTTGACGTGATAGGCATAAAGGCGATTGCCGAGCCTGTCGATCATCGCCCCGACATCCTCGCCGGCAAAGGCCGCCCAGTACAGGTCGAGCTCGATCTTCACGAGTTCGGGATCGGTTTCGCTCAGCAGGCTGTCGAACAGGCTGATTCCGCCCGGCTTGGTCGTGAACTCGAAATCATGGTTGTGATAGGCAAAGCCGAGCCCGGCTTTTTTCAGCCCGGCACCGAAGCGGCTGAAATTGGGCAGGGCGGCTCGCCAGCCCTCGGCGGTACGGTGCTCCTCGCCCATATAGGGCAGGACGACGGTATCCGCCCCCAGCGTCTTGGCCATCGCCACCGATGCGTCGAACTGGCCGAGCAGCGCGTCATAGCCGATATGGACCGACGGCGCGCGCAGGCCGAGGCGATCGGTCGTGCGGCGCAGCATCGCGTGGTCCATCGTATCGAAGCCACCGCCGCCATATTCGACTTCGCGATACCCGATCCGAGCGATCTGTTCGAGGGTGGCGACCGGGTCCTTCTGAAAGATTTCGCGCACCGTATAGAGCTGCAGCCCGATCGGGCCGAGCTCCGCCGCCGCGGCGGTCGGGACGAGGCGGTCGGCGACGGCGACCGCGGCGAGGGTGCCGGCTCCGGCGAGCCAGCTACGGCGGCTGATCATGAGCTATAGACCTTGTTGACCTGAGAATATGGAAATGCGCCGTCATATTCGCCGGGCACCGGAAGATATTCGCGCTCCTGGGTGATGCCGATCTCCGACGTGTAGTAGCCGGTGATGACGAGCTGACGGAACTCGTCGAAGAACACCGCTCCCGACGCGATCTTGTCGTCCATCGCCAGCGTCAGCAGCGCGTCCTGCTGCGCGGGCGTCGCCTTCGCGGCGGAGCGCTTATAATCCGCAAGGCTGCGCGCCTCGATCGCGTCGAGCCCGGCGACGATCGATACGCGATCCTCGGGCGCCGCCCAGTCGGCAAGCAGCTTTTCGATGAACTCGGGTACCTGCGCCTCGATCGCGCCGGGGGTGTCCGTGGCAGGGATCATGCGGTCGCTCAGCGCAGTCATCACGGCACGCTGCGTCGGGGTGAACACCGCGACGCTGGGCGGGCCTTCGCTGATCACCGGTATCTTCGCCGCCTGGGCAGCGCCCGCGGCGCGCGCGATGGGCGCAAACAATCCGGCCCCGAACATCGTCACGATCCCGGCCAGCGCGGTTCTGCGGTCGATCACTTGGCTACTCCTTCAAGGTCCTGCGCGATCGCCGCCGCGGGCAGCGGACGCACCCAGATGTTGCGGAACGACACCGGCGAATCATGATCCTGCAATTGCAGCGGCGCGGCATCGGCATGGGCTTGGTACTTCGCGATCTGCCGCCAGGCGGTGGTGCCGAGCATCGCCTGATGATTCTGTACCAGCACCCCGTTGAGGAATGCGGTGACATAGGCAGGGCGCACGAGCGACCCGTCGGCAGCAAAGCGCGGCCGTTCGAAGACCACATCGTAGCTCTGCCATTCGCCCGGGCGCCGCGACGCGTTGGCGAGCGGGGGTTTCCAGCCATAGACCGCACCGACCGTACCGTCGGCATATGTCGGGTTCTGATAGCCGTCGAGGATCTGCAGCTCGTACCGCTCCATGAACCAGATGCCGCTGTTGCCGCGGTCCTGCGAGCTCTTGGTCGGAGGATTGGGCGAACGGAATTCCAGGTGCAGCTGCACGTCGCCGAAGCTCTGCTTCGAGACCAGATTATTCTCGCCGCCGCTCGCGGTGCGCGGCGGCGGCGTCATCGCCCCGCCCTCGAGAGTCCACGGCATGGCCTGAGCGGTCCAGGCATCGAGCGACGTTCCGTCGAACAGCACGACCGCATCGGACGGCGCGCCGCCGGCCACGGCGGCGGGCGTCACCACCTGCGGATAGGGGCGGTCGGGGTCGTGGACATGGAACGACCCGCCGGGCAGGATCGGCGTATCCTTGAACCCCGGCCGGTCCTGCGCGGCGGCGGGCATGATGGCTACCATGCCGACTGCCAGCCCTGCGATCATGCGGACGATCATTCGCTTCCTTCCTATTGCGCGTCGATGGCGCGATATGCAGCGACCAGTCGGTCCTCGCCGGCGCGGCCGTCGATCGAATTGCCGTGTTCCATGCCGATCACCCCCGTATAGCGCCGCGCACGCAGCCATTTGACGATGTTGGCATAATTGACCTCGCCGGTGCCCGGCTCGTCGCGACCGGGATTGTCGCCGAACTGGAGATAGGCGATCTCGCTCCAGCACATGTCGAGCACCGGGATCAGATTCCCCGACTGGATCTGCTCATGATAGAGGTCGGCAAGCACCTTGACCCCTGGGCTGTTCGCACCGCGCGCGACCGCGAAGCCCTGCGCGATGCTCTGCATATAGACGCCGGGATGATCGGTGCGGGTGTTGAGCGGCTCCATCACCATCGCCAACCCGTGCGGCGCGACGATGTCGCCGGCACGGCGCATGACGTCGATCACGCGCGCGGTCTGGACATCGAGCGGCACCTTGGGATCGCGAAAGCCTGTGACGACCGTCATGCACTTCGCACCGAGCCGCTTGGCGACATCGACTGAACTGCGGATGTCGGCCAGGAACGCCTCGCGCTCGGCGTCGTCGTTGGCGCCGAGCAGCGGCCGCGACTGCGCCCATTTCGGCATGCTGGCGACGAACACGCCCATCGTCATGCCGCGATCCGACAGCGCCTTGGCCATCTGCGCCTGCTGCGCCACCGGACGCGCGCGCGCTTCATTATCCTCCCATGCGGTGAAGCCCTGGTCGGCGGCAAAGGCGATCTGCTCGATCAGCCCGCCGCGGCTCGCGAAGCTGCCTTCGTGCGGCGCGAAGCCTAGCGAGAAGCGCGCCGCATTCGACTGCGCCGCCCGGCCGGGCGCGAGCCCGGCCGCGAGCGGCGCTACGGCGCCGGCGGCCAGCAGCGTGCGGCGTGAGATGCTCATGCCGACCGGGCCGTCACTTGCCGGCCTGCGCCTTGAGATAGGCGATGATCGCCGCGCGCTTCTTGGCATCCGCCATGCCGATCGGCATGCGCGTGCCCGGCACCTTCTTTGACGGCGATGCCAGGAACTGGTCGAGCGTCGCCGCGTCCCAGCGCAGCTTCGATGCCTTGAGCGCCGGCGAATAATTGAACCCCGGCACTGCCGCGGCCGGCCGTCCGACCACGCCGTACAGATTGGGGCCAACGCCATTCTTTCCGCCCTTGTCGACGGTATGGCAGGCCTTGCAGGCGGCAAAGGCGGGCGGAGCCGCGGTCTGCGCCGCGATCGGCGGCGCAACGACCAGCAGGCCCAGCGGCGCTGCGGTCCCGAGAATCAGGCACATGATACGCTTCATCCATTCTCTCCGGTTTCGATACTGGACCATTTCTGGTCCGATGCGGCATTGGATACCACTGCTTCGATGAACGCCATCGTACGCAATCCGTCGCGCAGCCCCGGTGCCCAGCCGGCATCCTCGCCGCGGATCGTCGCGGCGAAGGCGCGGTACAGATTTGCGAAGGCCTCGATATAGCCCGCCGGATGCCCCGCCGGCGTGCGCAGCAGCCGTGTCGTGCGGGCATCAAGCCCCGGGCCGCCGGCGCGGATCACCTCGACCGGGCGATCGAGCCAGCGCAGGATCAGCGTGTCGGGCTCCATCTGCGACCATTCGAGGCCGCCGCGCTCGCCATGGATACGCAGCCGCAGTCCATTCTCCTCGCCTGCGGCGACCTGGCTCGCCTTGAGTGTCCCGCGCGCGCCGCCCTCGAAGCGCAACAGCGCGCTGACGTCGTCGTCGAGGCGGCGGCCGGGAACATGCGCGGTGAGGTCGGCGCACAGCGCATCGGCGCGCAGCCCGGAGACATGCTCGGCGAGCTGGAAGGCGTGCGTGCCGATGTCGCCCAGGCACCCGCCCTGCCCCGCGCGCGCCGGATCGGTGCGCCATTCGGCCTGTTTGTCGCCGGCGGCATCGATCGGTTCGCTCAACCAACCCTGCAGATACTCGACCTGCACCAGCCGGATGGCGCCGAGATCGCCGCGCGCCACGCGCACCCGCGCCTCCTCGACCAGCGCATAGCCGCTATAGGTGAAGGCGAGCGCGAACTGCCGCCCGCTCGCCTTGGCCGCGGCGGCGATCGCCTGCGCTTCGGCAAGGTCCATCGCCATCGGCTTTTCGCAGAAGACGTGGATGCCCGCCTCCAGCGCGGCGATCGCCATCGGCGCGTGGAGGTGGTTGGGCGTGACGATCGCCAGCGCATCGATCCGCTCGCCCTCGGGCAGCGCGCGCTCGGCGGCCATCATCGCCTCGAGCGAGGCATGGACGCGCTGCGGGTCGAGCCCGAGCGCGTCGCCGGTGCGCGCATTGCGCCCGGCGTCGGTGCTGAACGCACCCGCCGTCAGCCGCCAGTCGCCGTCGAGCGCCGCGGCCATGCGGTGCACCGCGCCGATGAACGCGCCCTCCCCGCCGCCCGCCATGCCGAGCCGAAGCGGTTGCCGGCTCATGCGCTCGTGCCCTTCGCATCCGAAAGCCCCATCAGCGCGCGAATCGCCTGGCGATCGATGCCGCTAGCGGCGAAATCGTCGAAGGCGTGATCGGTGACGCGGATGATATGGTCGCGAATGAACGGGGCTCCCTCGCGCGCGCCGTCCTCGCCGCGCTTGAGCGCGCATTCCCATTCGAGCACCGCCCAGCCGGAATAGCCATATTGCGCCAGCTTGCTGAAGATCGCGCCAAATGCGACGTCGCCGTCGCCGGTCGAACGGAAGCGCCCGGCGCGCTCGGTCCAGCCCTCATACCCGCCATAGACGCCCGAGCGGCCGGTCGGGTTGAACTCGGCATCCTTGACGTGGAAGCACGAGATCCGGTCGTGATAGCGGTCGATGAAATCGAGATAGTCGAGCTGCTGCAGCACCGAATGCGACGGATCGAACAGGATGCGCGCGCGCGGATGCCCGCCGACCGCTTCGAGGAAGCGCTCCCAGGTCGCGCCGTCGTGAATATCCTCGCCAGGGTGGATTTCGAACGCGCAATCGACGCCGACCTCCTCGAACACGTCGAGGATCGGGAGCCACCGCCGCGCCAGTTCGGCAAACGCTTCCTCGACCAGCCCGGCCGGGCGCTGCGGCCAGGGATAGACATAGGGCCAGGCGAGCGCCCCCGAAAAGGTCGCATGCGCCGAAAGCCCCAGCCGGGCGCTGGCGCGCGCGGCAAGCTTGACCTGATCGACCGCCCAGGCTTGGCGCTCGGCCGGCTTGCCGTGCAGCGCGGCGGGCGCGAAGCCGTCGAACAACGTGTCATAGGCGGGATGGACCGCGACCAATTGCCCTTGAAGATGCGTCGACAGCTCCGTCGGTTCGATTCCGAACTTCGCAAGGCGCGCGCGCATATCGTCGCAATAATCCTGGCTCTGCGCAGCCTGTTCGAGGTCGATCAGCCGCGGGTCGCACGGAATTTGGACGCCGACATAGCCCAGCCCCGCCGCCCATTCGGCGAGGTGGTCGAGCGTGTCGTAGGGCGCGCTATCGCCCATGAACTGCGCCAGGAAGATGCCCGGCCCCTTCATCGCGGTCATGGCTGCGTCTCCGTCCGGCTGTCGTCGCGAAAGGTCAGCTGGAACAGGATCGCGATCAGCGCCGCGGCGATCGCGGGATACCACCACATCGCCTGCCAGTCGGCGATCGTCGCCGCCTCCGGCATCTGCGCATAAAGCAGCGCGCCGATCTGCGAACCGACCAGCATTCCGACGCCATAGGTGAACAATGTCAGCATCCCCTGCGCCTGTGCGTTGACCCCCTTGGGCGTGGCGATCGTGCCGACATAGATTGCGCCGGCGACGAAGAAGAAGTCGTAGCAGATGCCGTGCAGCGCCACCCCAACATAGATCGCCCACAATCCGGACCCGCCATCGCCGATCGCGAACAGCGCATAGCGCAACGCCCAAGCCGCCATGCCGACCAGCAGCAACGGCTTCACACCGAAGCGGCGATAGAGCAGCGGCATCGAGAACATGAAGGCGAGTTCGGACATCTGCCCGATCGCCAGCGTCCCGCCGACGTTGGAGATGCCGGCCGCACCGACATAGGGCGAGGCATAGGCGTAATACATCGCCAGCGGGATCGAGATCAGCGTCGCGCAGACGATGAAGATCAGGAACGATCGCTGCCGCATCAGCCCGAATGCCTCGGTGCACAATACCTGACGGATGATGCTTTCGTCGCGCGGGGCATCGGCCTCGACGCTCGGCAGGGTCAGGCTGTAGAGGCCGAGCGCAACCGACACGACCGCGGCGACGGTGAAGATCTGCGGGCTTGCCGAAAGGCCCGCCCAGCCGATGATCAGTCCGGCGGCGATCCAGCCAAGCGTGCCGAACGCGCGCACGAACGGAAACCGGTCGACCCGCTCGCCGAAGCTCTTGAGCGCGATGGTGTTGGCGAGCCCGACCGTGGGCATGTAGAGCATCATGTACGCGAACAGCAGCCATACGAAGGTGGCGCCGCGTTCAGGCGTGATCAGCGACGGCAGCACGAACAGGATCGCGCCGCCGACCAGATGCAGGACCACCATCAGCGTCTTGGGACTGAAATAGCGCGCGGCCGCCATGCCGAGCAGGAACGATCCGGCAATCGACGCGATCGGCCCGACCGAAAAGGCGTTGCCGATCAGCGCCCCGATCCCGACCGTCTGCATGACCAGGCCGAGCGTCACCGTCCACGCGCCCCACACGAAGAACTGCATGAACATCAGCGCGCTGAGGCGCCCCGTGAGCATTCCCGGCGCCGCCTGCACGGAATTCGGCAGCACATTTCCAGCAGCGACCATGCGCCTATCCCCTCCGCCTGCAGTTGCCCTGCACGTGATTTGTCAGACTATGAAGACCCAGCCGCGATGTAAAGGATTACATCGAAACCTGTCGACTCGATCCGCCGCACGCGACAAGAATAGAGCGATGCCGACGATCATCCAA
Coding sequences:
- a CDS encoding sugar phosphate isomerase/epimerase family protein, which codes for MISRRSWLAGAGTLAAVAVADRLVPTAAAAELGPIGLQLYTVREIFQKDPVATLEQIARIGYREVEYGGGGFDTMDHAMLRRTTDRLGLRAPSVHIGYDALLGQFDASVAMAKTLGADTVVLPYMGEEHRTAEGWRAALPNFSRFGAGLKKAGLGFAYHNHDFEFTTKPGGISLFDSLLSETDPELVKIELDLYWAAFAGEDVGAMIDRLGNRLYAYHVKDMRADRSMTAVGQGDTDFAALFKRKGGSGVRHFYVENDEAPAPYLPDIATSFTTLRALRF
- a CDS encoding gluconate 2-dehydrogenase subunit 3 family protein — its product is MIDRRTALAGIVTMFGAGLFAPIARAAGAAQAAKIPVISEGPPSVAVFTPTQRAVMTALSDRMIPATDTPGAIEAQVPEFIEKLLADWAAPEDRVSIVAGLDAIEARSLADYKRSAAKATPAQQDALLTLAMDDKIASGAVFFDEFRQLVITGYYTSEIGITQEREYLPVPGEYDGAFPYSQVNKVYSS
- a CDS encoding 3-keto-disaccharide hydrolase; translated protein: MIVRMIAGLAVGMVAIMPAAAQDRPGFKDTPILPGGSFHVHDPDRPYPQVVTPAAVAGGAPSDAVVLFDGTSLDAWTAQAMPWTLEGGAMTPPPRTASGGENNLVSKQSFGDVQLHLEFRSPNPPTKSSQDRGNSGIWFMERYELQILDGYQNPTYADGTVGAVYGWKPPLANASRRPGEWQSYDVVFERPRFAADGSLVRPAYVTAFLNGVLVQNHQAMLGTTAWRQIAKYQAHADAAPLQLQDHDSPVSFRNIWVRPLPAAAIAQDLEGVAK
- a CDS encoding hydroxypyruvate isomerase family protein; this encodes MSISRRTLLAAGAVAPLAAGLAPGRAAQSNAARFSLGFAPHEGSFASRGGLIEQIAFAADQGFTAWEDNEARARPVAQQAQMAKALSDRGMTMGVFVASMPKWAQSRPLLGANDDAEREAFLADIRSSVDVAKRLGAKCMTVVTGFRDPKVPLDVQTARVIDVMRRAGDIVAPHGLAMVMEPLNTRTDHPGVYMQSIAQGFAVARGANSPGVKVLADLYHEQIQSGNLIPVLDMCWSEIAYLQFGDNPGRDEPGTGEVNYANIVKWLRARRYTGVIGMEHGNSIDGRAGEDRLVAAYRAIDAQ
- a CDS encoding c-type cytochrome, with the protein product MCLILGTAAPLGLLVVAPPIAAQTAAPPAFAACKACHTVDKGGKNGVGPNLYGVVGRPAAAVPGFNYSPALKASKLRWDAATLDQFLASPSKKVPGTRMPIGMADAKKRAAIIAYLKAQAGK
- a CDS encoding Gfo/Idh/MocA family protein, yielding MSRQPLRLGMAGGGEGAFIGAVHRMAAALDGDWRLTAGAFSTDAGRNARTGDALGLDPQRVHASLEAMMAAERALPEGERIDALAIVTPNHLHAPMAIAALEAGIHVFCEKPMAMDLAEAQAIAAAAKASGRQFALAFTYSGYALVEEARVRVARGDLGAIRLVQVEYLQGWLSEPIDAAGDKQAEWRTDPARAGQGGCLGDIGTHAFQLAEHVSGLRADALCADLTAHVPGRRLDDDVSALLRFEGGARGTLKASQVAAGEENGLRLRIHGERGGLEWSQMEPDTLILRWLDRPVEVIRAGGPGLDARTTRLLRTPAGHPAGYIEAFANLYRAFAATIRGEDAGWAPGLRDGLRTMAFIEAVVSNAASDQKWSSIETGENG
- a CDS encoding sugar phosphate isomerase/epimerase family protein: MTAMKGPGIFLAQFMGDSAPYDTLDHLAEWAAGLGYVGVQIPCDPRLIDLEQAAQSQDYCDDMRARLAKFGIEPTELSTHLQGQLVAVHPAYDTLFDGFAPAALHGKPAERQAWAVDQVKLAARASARLGLSAHATFSGALAWPYVYPWPQRPAGLVEEAFAELARRWLPILDVFEEVGVDCAFEIHPGEDIHDGATWERFLEAVGGHPRARILFDPSHSVLQQLDYLDFIDRYHDRISCFHVKDAEFNPTGRSGVYGGYEGWTERAGRFRSTGDGDVAFGAIFSKLAQYGYSGWAVLEWECALKRGEDGAREGAPFIRDHIIRVTDHAFDDFAASGIDRQAIRALMGLSDAKGTSA
- a CDS encoding MFS transporter, yielding MLTGRLSALMFMQFFVWGAWTVTLGLVMQTVGIGALIGNAFSVGPIASIAGSFLLGMAAARYFSPKTLMVVLHLVGGAILFVLPSLITPERGATFVWLLFAYMMLYMPTVGLANTIALKSFGERVDRFPFVRAFGTLGWIAAGLIIGWAGLSASPQIFTVAAVVSVALGLYSLTLPSVEADAPRDESIIRQVLCTEAFGLMRQRSFLIFIVCATLISIPLAMYYAYASPYVGAAGISNVGGTLAIGQMSELAFMFSMPLLYRRFGVKPLLLVGMAAWALRYALFAIGDGGSGLWAIYVGVALHGICYDFFFVAGAIYVGTIATPKGVNAQAQGMLTLFTYGVGMLVGSQIGALLYAQMPEAATIADWQAMWWYPAIAAALIAILFQLTFRDDSRTETQP